Proteins found in one Lathamus discolor isolate bLatDis1 chromosome 7, bLatDis1.hap1, whole genome shotgun sequence genomic segment:
- the IP6K2 gene encoding inositol hexakisphosphate kinase 2 isoform X1, protein MNPCSARLHCPHDLPLEARDCWIGINTVRSRRLLALNCLHDCRRLLSNVGGHSCVLRFNDKTICKPLIQREHQFYETLPTEMRKFTPQYEGVVSVSFEEDEDGNLCLIAYPLNGDHDNLENLDNSDCEPKSKLLRWTNKKTVLLENEKISKEWVRQHRKEEKMKSHKLEEEFEWLKKSEVLYYTVEKKGNVSSQFKHHNPWSMKCHQQQLQRMKENAKHRNQYKFILLENLTSRYEVPCVLDLKMGTRQHGDDASEEKKANQIRKCQQSTSAVIGVRVCGMQVYQAGTGQLMFMNKYHGRKLSVQGFKEALYQFFHNGKYLRRELFESVIKKLTELKSVLEKQESYRFYSSSLLIIYDGKERQEVAVDSDPEDLEDLSEESSDESAGAYAYKPSTSTVDVRMIDFAHTTCKYYGEDSVVHEGQDTGYVFGLQNLIDIIKEIRDDSSE, encoded by the exons ATGAATCCCTGCAGTGCCCGACTCCATTGCCCTCATGATTTACCACTGGAAGCTAGAG ACTGTTGGATCGGCATAAACACCGTCAGGTCTCGGAGGCTGCTGGCTCTGAACTGCCTTCACGACTGTCGCCGCCTTCTGTCTAAT GTTGGAGGACACTCCTGTGTCCTCCGGTTTAATGACAAGACCATCTGTAAGCCCCTGATCCAGAGGGAACACCAGTTCTATGAGACTCTCCCAACAGAAATGCGTAAATTCACTCCGCAGTACGAGG GTGTGGTgtcagtgagctttgaagaggaTGAAGATGGAAACTTGTGTCTAATAGCATATCCACTGAATGGGGACCATGATAACTTAGAAAACTTAGATAATTCTGACTGTGAACCCAAAAGTAAACTGTTGCGGTGGACTAACAAAAAGACAGTGTTGTTAGAAAATGAGAAGATATCCAAGGAATGGGTCCGGCAGcacaggaaagaggaaaaaatgaaaag TCACAAATTGGAGGAAGAATTCGAGTGGCTGAAGAAATCTGAAGTCTTGTATTATACTGTagagaaaaaagggaatgtCAGTTCACAGTTTAAACACCATAATCCTTGGAGCATGAAATGCCACCAGCAGCAGTTACAACGGatgaaggaaaatgcaaagcacCGGAATCAATATA AATTCATCCTGCTGGAAAACCTGACATCTCGATACGAAGTACCGTGTGTGTTGGACCTTAAGATGGGCACCCGGCAGCATGGAGATGATGCCTCAGAGGAGAAGAAGGCCAATCAGATCCGCAAGTGTCAGCAGAGTACATCAGCTGTTATTGGAGTACGAGTCTGTGGCATGCAG gTCTACCAGGCAGGCACCGGGCAGCTGATGTTCATGAATAAATATCACGGAAGGAAGCTCTCGGTGCAGGGGTTTAAAGAAGCACTTTACCAGTTCTTTCATAACGGCAAATACCTGCGCAGGGAACTCTTTGAGTCTGTTATTAAAAAGCTGACTGAACTCAAGTCTGTCCTGGAGAAGCAGGAGTCCTACCGCTTCTACTCCAGCTCCTTGCTCATCATCTATGACGggaaggagaggcaggaggTTGCTGTCGACTCAGACCCGGAGGACTTGGAGGACCTTTCGGAGGAGTCTTCGGACGAGTCGGCAGGAGCGTACGCCTACAAGCCGAGCACCAGCACTGTTGATGTGCGGATGATAGACTTTGCCCACACCACCTGCAAGTACTATGGTGAAGACAGTGTGGTGCATGAGGGCCAGGACACGGGTTACGTTTTTGGACTTCAGAATTTAATAGatattattaaagaaataagaGACGACAGTAGCGAATAA
- the IP6K2 gene encoding inositol hexakisphosphate kinase 2 isoform X2: MSVQLCTVDCWIGINTVRSRRLLALNCLHDCRRLLSNVGGHSCVLRFNDKTICKPLIQREHQFYETLPTEMRKFTPQYEGVVSVSFEEDEDGNLCLIAYPLNGDHDNLENLDNSDCEPKSKLLRWTNKKTVLLENEKISKEWVRQHRKEEKMKSHKLEEEFEWLKKSEVLYYTVEKKGNVSSQFKHHNPWSMKCHQQQLQRMKENAKHRNQYKFILLENLTSRYEVPCVLDLKMGTRQHGDDASEEKKANQIRKCQQSTSAVIGVRVCGMQVYQAGTGQLMFMNKYHGRKLSVQGFKEALYQFFHNGKYLRRELFESVIKKLTELKSVLEKQESYRFYSSSLLIIYDGKERQEVAVDSDPEDLEDLSEESSDESAGAYAYKPSTSTVDVRMIDFAHTTCKYYGEDSVVHEGQDTGYVFGLQNLIDIIKEIRDDSSE, from the exons ATGTCAGTGCAGCTTTGTACTGTAG ACTGTTGGATCGGCATAAACACCGTCAGGTCTCGGAGGCTGCTGGCTCTGAACTGCCTTCACGACTGTCGCCGCCTTCTGTCTAAT GTTGGAGGACACTCCTGTGTCCTCCGGTTTAATGACAAGACCATCTGTAAGCCCCTGATCCAGAGGGAACACCAGTTCTATGAGACTCTCCCAACAGAAATGCGTAAATTCACTCCGCAGTACGAGG GTGTGGTgtcagtgagctttgaagaggaTGAAGATGGAAACTTGTGTCTAATAGCATATCCACTGAATGGGGACCATGATAACTTAGAAAACTTAGATAATTCTGACTGTGAACCCAAAAGTAAACTGTTGCGGTGGACTAACAAAAAGACAGTGTTGTTAGAAAATGAGAAGATATCCAAGGAATGGGTCCGGCAGcacaggaaagaggaaaaaatgaaaag TCACAAATTGGAGGAAGAATTCGAGTGGCTGAAGAAATCTGAAGTCTTGTATTATACTGTagagaaaaaagggaatgtCAGTTCACAGTTTAAACACCATAATCCTTGGAGCATGAAATGCCACCAGCAGCAGTTACAACGGatgaaggaaaatgcaaagcacCGGAATCAATATA AATTCATCCTGCTGGAAAACCTGACATCTCGATACGAAGTACCGTGTGTGTTGGACCTTAAGATGGGCACCCGGCAGCATGGAGATGATGCCTCAGAGGAGAAGAAGGCCAATCAGATCCGCAAGTGTCAGCAGAGTACATCAGCTGTTATTGGAGTACGAGTCTGTGGCATGCAG gTCTACCAGGCAGGCACCGGGCAGCTGATGTTCATGAATAAATATCACGGAAGGAAGCTCTCGGTGCAGGGGTTTAAAGAAGCACTTTACCAGTTCTTTCATAACGGCAAATACCTGCGCAGGGAACTCTTTGAGTCTGTTATTAAAAAGCTGACTGAACTCAAGTCTGTCCTGGAGAAGCAGGAGTCCTACCGCTTCTACTCCAGCTCCTTGCTCATCATCTATGACGggaaggagaggcaggaggTTGCTGTCGACTCAGACCCGGAGGACTTGGAGGACCTTTCGGAGGAGTCTTCGGACGAGTCGGCAGGAGCGTACGCCTACAAGCCGAGCACCAGCACTGTTGATGTGCGGATGATAGACTTTGCCCACACCACCTGCAAGTACTATGGTGAAGACAGTGTGGTGCATGAGGGCCAGGACACGGGTTACGTTTTTGGACTTCAGAATTTAATAGatattattaaagaaataagaGACGACAGTAGCGAATAA
- the IP6K2 gene encoding inositol hexakisphosphate kinase 2 isoform X3, translated as MSPAFGAMEVEHYSKGVLLEPFVHQVGGHSCVLRFNDKTICKPLIQREHQFYETLPTEMRKFTPQYEGVVSVSFEEDEDGNLCLIAYPLNGDHDNLENLDNSDCEPKSKLLRWTNKKTVLLENEKISKEWVRQHRKEEKMKSHKLEEEFEWLKKSEVLYYTVEKKGNVSSQFKHHNPWSMKCHQQQLQRMKENAKHRNQYKFILLENLTSRYEVPCVLDLKMGTRQHGDDASEEKKANQIRKCQQSTSAVIGVRVCGMQVYQAGTGQLMFMNKYHGRKLSVQGFKEALYQFFHNGKYLRRELFESVIKKLTELKSVLEKQESYRFYSSSLLIIYDGKERQEVAVDSDPEDLEDLSEESSDESAGAYAYKPSTSTVDVRMIDFAHTTCKYYGEDSVVHEGQDTGYVFGLQNLIDIIKEIRDDSSE; from the exons ATGAGCCCAGCATTTGGAGCCATGGAAGTGGAGCACTATTCCAAGGGAGTTCTTCTCGAGCCTTTTGTCCACCAGGTTGGAGGACACTCCTGTGTCCTCCGGTTTAATGACAAGACCATCTGTAAGCCCCTGATCCAGAGGGAACACCAGTTCTATGAGACTCTCCCAACAGAAATGCGTAAATTCACTCCGCAGTACGAGG GTGTGGTgtcagtgagctttgaagaggaTGAAGATGGAAACTTGTGTCTAATAGCATATCCACTGAATGGGGACCATGATAACTTAGAAAACTTAGATAATTCTGACTGTGAACCCAAAAGTAAACTGTTGCGGTGGACTAACAAAAAGACAGTGTTGTTAGAAAATGAGAAGATATCCAAGGAATGGGTCCGGCAGcacaggaaagaggaaaaaatgaaaag TCACAAATTGGAGGAAGAATTCGAGTGGCTGAAGAAATCTGAAGTCTTGTATTATACTGTagagaaaaaagggaatgtCAGTTCACAGTTTAAACACCATAATCCTTGGAGCATGAAATGCCACCAGCAGCAGTTACAACGGatgaaggaaaatgcaaagcacCGGAATCAATATA AATTCATCCTGCTGGAAAACCTGACATCTCGATACGAAGTACCGTGTGTGTTGGACCTTAAGATGGGCACCCGGCAGCATGGAGATGATGCCTCAGAGGAGAAGAAGGCCAATCAGATCCGCAAGTGTCAGCAGAGTACATCAGCTGTTATTGGAGTACGAGTCTGTGGCATGCAG gTCTACCAGGCAGGCACCGGGCAGCTGATGTTCATGAATAAATATCACGGAAGGAAGCTCTCGGTGCAGGGGTTTAAAGAAGCACTTTACCAGTTCTTTCATAACGGCAAATACCTGCGCAGGGAACTCTTTGAGTCTGTTATTAAAAAGCTGACTGAACTCAAGTCTGTCCTGGAGAAGCAGGAGTCCTACCGCTTCTACTCCAGCTCCTTGCTCATCATCTATGACGggaaggagaggcaggaggTTGCTGTCGACTCAGACCCGGAGGACTTGGAGGACCTTTCGGAGGAGTCTTCGGACGAGTCGGCAGGAGCGTACGCCTACAAGCCGAGCACCAGCACTGTTGATGTGCGGATGATAGACTTTGCCCACACCACCTGCAAGTACTATGGTGAAGACAGTGTGGTGCATGAGGGCCAGGACACGGGTTACGTTTTTGGACTTCAGAATTTAATAGatattattaaagaaataagaGACGACAGTAGCGAATAA
- the IP6K2 gene encoding inositol hexakisphosphate kinase 2 isoform X4 has protein sequence MRKFTPQYEGVVSVSFEEDEDGNLCLIAYPLNGDHDNLENLDNSDCEPKSKLLRWTNKKTVLLENEKISKEWVRQHRKEEKMKSHKLEEEFEWLKKSEVLYYTVEKKGNVSSQFKHHNPWSMKCHQQQLQRMKENAKHRNQYKFILLENLTSRYEVPCVLDLKMGTRQHGDDASEEKKANQIRKCQQSTSAVIGVRVCGMQVYQAGTGQLMFMNKYHGRKLSVQGFKEALYQFFHNGKYLRRELFESVIKKLTELKSVLEKQESYRFYSSSLLIIYDGKERQEVAVDSDPEDLEDLSEESSDESAGAYAYKPSTSTVDVRMIDFAHTTCKYYGEDSVVHEGQDTGYVFGLQNLIDIIKEIRDDSSE, from the exons ATGCGTAAATTCACTCCGCAGTACGAGG GTGTGGTgtcagtgagctttgaagaggaTGAAGATGGAAACTTGTGTCTAATAGCATATCCACTGAATGGGGACCATGATAACTTAGAAAACTTAGATAATTCTGACTGTGAACCCAAAAGTAAACTGTTGCGGTGGACTAACAAAAAGACAGTGTTGTTAGAAAATGAGAAGATATCCAAGGAATGGGTCCGGCAGcacaggaaagaggaaaaaatgaaaag TCACAAATTGGAGGAAGAATTCGAGTGGCTGAAGAAATCTGAAGTCTTGTATTATACTGTagagaaaaaagggaatgtCAGTTCACAGTTTAAACACCATAATCCTTGGAGCATGAAATGCCACCAGCAGCAGTTACAACGGatgaaggaaaatgcaaagcacCGGAATCAATATA AATTCATCCTGCTGGAAAACCTGACATCTCGATACGAAGTACCGTGTGTGTTGGACCTTAAGATGGGCACCCGGCAGCATGGAGATGATGCCTCAGAGGAGAAGAAGGCCAATCAGATCCGCAAGTGTCAGCAGAGTACATCAGCTGTTATTGGAGTACGAGTCTGTGGCATGCAG gTCTACCAGGCAGGCACCGGGCAGCTGATGTTCATGAATAAATATCACGGAAGGAAGCTCTCGGTGCAGGGGTTTAAAGAAGCACTTTACCAGTTCTTTCATAACGGCAAATACCTGCGCAGGGAACTCTTTGAGTCTGTTATTAAAAAGCTGACTGAACTCAAGTCTGTCCTGGAGAAGCAGGAGTCCTACCGCTTCTACTCCAGCTCCTTGCTCATCATCTATGACGggaaggagaggcaggaggTTGCTGTCGACTCAGACCCGGAGGACTTGGAGGACCTTTCGGAGGAGTCTTCGGACGAGTCGGCAGGAGCGTACGCCTACAAGCCGAGCACCAGCACTGTTGATGTGCGGATGATAGACTTTGCCCACACCACCTGCAAGTACTATGGTGAAGACAGTGTGGTGCATGAGGGCCAGGACACGGGTTACGTTTTTGGACTTCAGAATTTAATAGatattattaaagaaataagaGACGACAGTAGCGAATAA